The Chryseobacterium glaciei DNA window AAAACAAATAGAATAATATGTCTTATTTATTTACGTCTGAATCAGTTTCAGAAGGGCATCCAGATAAAATTGCCGATCAGATCTCTGATGCATTAATCGATCATTTTTTAGCATACGATAAAAGCTCGAAAGTAGCTTGTGAAACTCTTGTTACGACAGGACAGGTGGTTTTGGCAGGTGAGGTGAAGTCTGATGCTTATTTAGATGTACAGACTATTGCAAGAGAAGTTATCAACGGTATCGGATATACAAAAGGAGAATACATGTTTAATGGTGATTCTTGTGGAGTTATTTCTGCAATTCACGAGCAGTCTCCGGACATCAACCAAGGTGTTGACAGAGCTGTAAATGATGAATCTTTTGAAGCTAAAGCAAACGCTCAAGGTGCAGGTGACCAAGGAATGATGTTTGGTTATGCAACGAACGAAACGGCAAATTACATGCCTTTGGCTTTAGATTTAGCACACACTATTCTTAAAGAACTTTCTGCGATTAGAAGAGAAGATTCTGAAATCAAATATCTTCGTCCGGATGCAAAAAGCCAAGTTACAATCGAATATTCTGACGATCACAAGCCGGTAAGAATTGATTCTATCGTAGTTTCTACTCAGCACGATGATTTTGCAGCTGAAGAAGAAATGTTGAACAAAATCAGAGAAGACATCAAAAATATTTTAATTCCTAGAGTTGTTGCCTTACAAACTGAGGAAATTAAGGCATTATTTAATGATCAAATCAAATATCACATCAACCCAACAGGGAAATTCGTAATCGGAGGTCCTCACGGAGATACAGGTCTTACAGGAAGAAAAATCATCGTTGATACATACGGTGGAAAAGGTGCTCATGGTGGTGGTGCATTCTCTGGAAAAGATCCTTCAAAAGTAGACAGAAGTGCTGCGTATGCAACAAGACACATCGCTAAAAACTTAGTAGCTGCAGGTGTTGCTGACGAAGTTTTGGTACAGGTTTCTTACGCTATCGGTGTTGCTGAACCTTGTGGTTTATACATCAATACTTACGGAACTTCAAAAGTTGCTATTAATGACGGTGAAATTGCTAAAAAGGTATCTACAATCTTCGATCTTAGACCTTACGCAATTGAGCAAAACTTAAAATTAAGAAACCCAATTTATCAGGATACAGCTTCTTACGGACACATGGGAAGAGAGCATTATGTAGCTGATAAAACTTTCAATAAAGGTCATAAGAATGAATTAACGCTTACAGGGTTGGAGTTCTTTACTTGGGAAAAACTAGACAAAGTAGACGAAATTAAAGCTTCTTTCGGGATTTAATTTTTTCTCTAACATAATAAAATGACTGCTTTATCTTTCAGGTAAGGCAGTTTTTTTTAATTTTACATTCAAATAATTT harbors:
- the metK gene encoding methionine adenosyltransferase; this encodes MSYLFTSESVSEGHPDKIADQISDALIDHFLAYDKSSKVACETLVTTGQVVLAGEVKSDAYLDVQTIAREVINGIGYTKGEYMFNGDSCGVISAIHEQSPDINQGVDRAVNDESFEAKANAQGAGDQGMMFGYATNETANYMPLALDLAHTILKELSAIRREDSEIKYLRPDAKSQVTIEYSDDHKPVRIDSIVVSTQHDDFAAEEEMLNKIREDIKNILIPRVVALQTEEIKALFNDQIKYHINPTGKFVIGGPHGDTGLTGRKIIVDTYGGKGAHGGGAFSGKDPSKVDRSAAYATRHIAKNLVAAGVADEVLVQVSYAIGVAEPCGLYINTYGTSKVAINDGEIAKKVSTIFDLRPYAIEQNLKLRNPIYQDTASYGHMGREHYVADKTFNKGHKNELTLTGLEFFTWEKLDKVDEIKASFGI